GTGAGGTTTTCGTACTCCGCTGTTGCCGTGTTGTGCAGAATCGCTTGGTCGGCCGACGGGGCGTCGTTGATCGCCGCGTCGAGCTTGTCGACGGCAGCGAGGCCGACGAACACCGACATACTGACCGGGTTCGTCGCAGCGACCATGTACGCGACGCCTTCCCCGGAGGCGACACCGGGGATCGCAGAGACCACGCCGTCGACGATGCCTTCGGCCGCGGTCGCGGTATCGGTGCCGAAAGTTACCCCCGTAGCAGTGGCACCGGCCGCGAGGCCGACCGATTGGAGCGCCCGCCGTCGCGTCATCTTGCACTCGGTGGCGATCTGTTGGGCTGTGGGCTGTGGGCCGCTTTCCGTCATCTACGACCCTCCGCTCTTGCGACGAGCGACCGCGCCGGCCGTCCCGATCGCCGCGATCGCGACGCCGACCCCGAAGCCGGGCGAGCCGTCGGACCCGCCGAAGATGCCCCCGATCGAGCCGTCGTCGACGGTGACGGAATCGGCTTCCGTGTCGTCGGCGGAGACGATGACTCGGTACATCGTCCCGTCGGTCAGGTTGTCGTCCTCGGTGTAGGTCGCGTTCGTTTCGTTGCCCGGATTAGCAGTGAACGAGTCGCTAATCACGTCGTCGGCCATGACCGTTGCCGAGAGAATCGTATCGTCGGAAGTGAGCGAGTCGGACGTGTGTTGCGACAGGTCAACGGTGCCGTCGGTCTCGTTGATCTCCGAGGCCGGGACGGTCACCGTCGTCGCGCTCGAGTCGAGCTCGACATCGTAGCTGGTGCCGTCCGTCACGTTGGCCGTGTCGAACTCGGCGGTCGTTCCGCTCAGGGTCGTACTGTTCAGGTGCGAGTCGGTCACCGTGTCGTTGTCGATCACGTACGCGTCTTCGTACTGAACCGTCACGTCGGCGGTCGCGTCCGAAGCAGCCGACTCGTTCCAGGTGACGCCGACCGTCAGGTTCGATTCGTTGTCGAACTGCACTTGTTCGTTCGCCATGTCCGTCACTGCCGCCATCCCAACCGCCGCCATCGCCGCGAGAGCGACCGTCAGGAAGGCGATTCCGATAATCGTCTTGGTTTGGTTTGAAAAACTCATGATGGAACTCCGTTAGTAGTAGCTGATGAGGTAGTAGCCAGCTCCGTTGACCATCAGCAGCAGGACGCCGACGTACCAGTACGTCGCCAGTGCCGCCGCGACGGCCGGCACGATCGCCGAGAACAGATTCAGGATGACCATCCCACCGACGAGCGCAGCTTGCTCTTGCGAGAAGTCCGACCAGTCGCGCGCTTCGTTCGAGAACCACGCGATCCCGAGCGTGATCACCGTGAAGACGAACGCCCAGGTGATCTCCGTCCCGGCCGCGCTGTAGAGCACGTCACCGAGGTAGAAGCTGATCGGGTTGTCGATTCCGATGGTTCCGAGGCCGGACAGCGAGAGCGTCGCGGCCACGAACAACGGTGCAAGGATGGCGTCGATCAGGTCAACGCCCTCCGTATTTTTCATTCCGCTCAGGGTTGCAGTTGCCATAATACAACGCACACCCGTCGCACCCGCCCTCCCGAAAGGGTCCGGAATACCCCCGGAAAATCCGATGGTCACCAAGTTTTATGAGAAGGGGGGTTGCCCGCCGAGTATGGCGCTAAACAAGATTCGACAGTTGGATCGTGATTCGGTCGGCATCACACTCCCGAAAGACGATATGCGCGTTGAGGGCCTGCTTAACGAGAGCGGGCAACTCGACGGAGACCACCACGTCCATATCCGTCACGTCGACGAAGGAGAATGGACGCTTGAGCTTGTTGAGGAGATCGAAACGTGAAGGAGAGTCGTGAAATCAGGTTCTCAGACTTGACCCTGTGTGGTTGCGCTTAGATGTATACAGAAGGCTCGATGTATGCACTTCGTCCTAGACGATGGACTCGCGAAGTGCATAGAATTGAGAATAACCAGACTGGCTACTGTGCCGATCATTCTGGCCTCTAAATCCACCTGCTTAAAGAACAGACCTGTTATTCATCCGCAATCGACGTGCATTAACCTCTGTGCATACATTCACCTATGATTCTCTTGTGTCTGCACAAAAGCCGTATATGAGAGAGTCAACAAATTTGTACTCAAAAAACCATCTTTCTTTAAATGATACAGCGCCTATGACGATTAGAGATAAAATCAATATGGCACTCTGAAGCTGGGTTAACACAATTTCATATCCTAAGATTGGCCATGCAACCTGGACAAATATATGGCCGAAAACACCAAACAATGACAGGACATAGATACTACGGTGAAATCGTGAGAGTATCATAAATCGGTTCGCTCTTCCCAGGTCATTTCCGATTACATACTCTTGACTGAGTTTGAAAATGTCAAAATCATCAAGACGCTGGTTCACTTCATCAATTGATTCTGCATCTTTGCTAGCGAACTTAACCTGTGCCTCTTCTAAGAAGATTTTTCGTACCCTCGGCTGATTATCATCTCTAGCCATATTCATCTCATCTATAAAATATAAAACAGATGATTGATAAGTGTCGGAATCAGACAGTTCAGAGATGTAAGAATCGACTTTTCTAGATATTCCTTCCTGAAAAGCCCGACCGACTACATAGCTTACCACCAAAAAAATAGATACAGCAAGGACACCACTTTCTGTTGCAAAATCTATAAATTGGTTAAATATTGACAGCGGAAAGAGTAAAACAATAAGCAATACAGTCAAAATCCCTGGAACTACATTTACTGTAATGTCCCATAGCGTGAATTGATTAATATTCATATGACAGAATAATACTCAGTCAACAAGTAGGTGTCGGAAATACAGGAAATTAGCAACTAATCCAGATACAGTTAGGTTTTTAGGGTAACACATGCTGCTACCATTAATGGCCTGTCATTTCGGTAATGAGGTGGCGGAGGAATGAGTGATGATGAAATATTAGGCGATCACCGTTGGAAACGGACTACTCTGGTCCCACCATTCGTTGACTCGCTTGGTGATAACCTAGAGTATGTCCGTTGGAAAACGGAGATGGTCCCTGAAATATTGTGGATTGGAACGATTTTAGAACAATATGGACCAGAGTTAACAGCAGATATTGTAATAGCCTGCGCCGATAAAGCTAAAAGTAAATTCTCAAATGGAACATACATTCTATCAAGTGATTATAGTGATCTCACCGAATCTGATTTTGAAGAGCTAAGAGCAGATCTCAAGAGTGACCATCTAGAAAAGATTGAATCGTCACTCCAACCTCTGGTAAAGCATTATCCAGATCATCCTCAGACAGGGCTAATAGGTGATCAACAGGAAGACGACCCACTACAGGATGAGGAAATAGATGATCAAGAACTATCGCAGATTGCAGAGTTAGTGACTGAGCTATCAGACAGGAGGTCCAAATTGTCTATGTATGCTCAAGGGATCTATGTTGGGACTATGTTAATGACTGGTGAATTAAAAATTTCAAAGGGTGTCGAATTTGTAGATATAAATGAAGTATTTGACTATCCAGATACACCAGAATCTCGGAAAGCAGGATCAGCAGTCCGGGCAGCAGTCTCCTCATTTCAGGGTATAAGATCCTCTGATGATGAACGGTCCGATTGGGCAACAAAATTTTGGGAGAGAGGTTTCGAATTAACAGAATGTATTTTCCCACATGAGTTAGATGAAGAGAGTAATCGAGAAGAGGCCGATCAGGAAGCGAATATAAAACAGCCAGACGAAGAACTTTTTGAGAAGTTAGCATCATTTGGATTTGAATATGAGGAAAGTTTAAAACATACGATTATTGACTTGTGGTTTGAAGCGCCAAAAGATCCAGAATTCACAGGGAAAAACGAGGTTTTAGATGGACTTCTTATGAGACAAGTTAGTCTGGTTTCAAATTTAGCTACTTCACCTTCTCTCTGGAATACAGACATAGCAGGCATTATTATAAGATGCATGGTAGAAAACCAAATAACGCTTGAATGGTTCAACCAGAACGGCGACAAAGAAGACTACAAGTCATTTATTGACTATGGATTGGGTCAAGAAAAGTTGATGCTGGAACATTACCAACGATTACAGGATGAGATTGATGTTCCTAATGAGATAGGGGTAGGACTGGAAAGAATGGAAGACCGTTTGGAAGCGCAGCGGTACAAGCACTTGATACCTGTTGATGTTGGCCACTGGGCGGATAAAAATACAAGACAACTTGCTAAAGAAGCGGACTGTAAGGATCTCTACGACTTGAGATTCCAACAGCATAATCCCGCTGTTCATGGCTCCTGGGATTTCATCCAACAGAACTACTTAGTTAAATGCCATAATCCGTTGCATCAGTTCCACCAGATTCCACAATTCCAACCACTACCAAAACTACCATTTGCAATCGTTGAAGCGGGTAATATGATGAATCGAAGTTTAGACAGTTGGAGAGAAGCACGTGGAATTGACCAAGAATTTGAGGTCTTAGATCTTTCAGAGTCTGTTCGGGAAATCCTCAGCGAAAGTGAGTCCTTTGAGGATATGCCTCTGTAGGTAGTAATTTTGATATCGGACTACTCCAGCTCTTCTGCTTCAAGTTCTTCTGGATCCTTAGGAGAATGTTGAAGTAAAAATATCCTCATTTATTGTGGGTGTGCGACCCACTACTCACCGATAGTCCATGTTGACTGGTACTCAAGCGGGAGTTCATCGGTGTCGAGGATTTTGACGATCTCTGCTGCAGTGAGCGACCCCTTCTGGTTGGCATGCTGAATCAGTTTGGGGACGCATCCGTTCGGCTGGGCGGTCGTGTCCCCACACATCTTGAGGTAGTAGTCCGCGGCTGCATCCAGTGCGCCCGAGACGGTACTCTCGCCGGTCGCTTCTTTTAGATACTTCCACTTCCGCTCTCGAGTGTCGGTTTTCTGGATTCGCATCGTAATTTGCACAACCCCCTCAAAATCCTAGGAATTTTCGGTCACTCAAACCGCGAGCCTATATAAAGAGCGGCCGGTCGGGGAAGGTGGCCGGCGTGATCGGTACGACAACTGGCTCAACTCGAGGTCGATTTTACACACCCCGGCTCGAAACTGATGTGCAAAATCGGAGATCGGATTTTGTCGACGTGCAAGCGCTTGGGGTGGGAGTTAGAATTATCTCTAAATCACTATGGCAGTGAAACGCTCATCACTGCTCTGTTCTCCAAATTCTAACTGATTTACCGGAAATACGAAATGGGCTGAGTGGATTGTTTCAGTAGTCCCGCGTTCCATTGGATGACTTCACGCAGAAAACATGACAAGTCAATCAAATCAAACAGAGGTCGAATTTGCAGCGATTATCTTCTGGGATTTCGTTGACGAAACGGACGATGAAGAGCTACTATCGTCACTCTCAGAGTTGTACGGGGATGACATCGATGAATACCAAGGCCCATATATGGGTGGCGGCGGCGGGTGGCATAATCGGGTTGCTGGAAACGACACTAATGAGATTGAAACAACAGAGGAGTTCGCATCGGTACGTACCCTGGTAGAATCGAATACTCGAGGTATTTTAGATGTCACGACATTCGCTGTACTTTCCGAAGATCAAATCGAGATGGTCCTCAACAGCGACAATCGAAACGACATTCAACAATTACAATCGACACTATCAGACTACGTCGGAACATTACCAACTCTGGTAGATCATGAAAAGCCGGGTCACAGTGGTGTATTCTATGCTGAGTGGAATGGGAAACAAGATCTACTCCCAGAAGCAGATGATTCTGGTGTAAACGAAATACTAGACAGACTCACAGAAGTACACCCTCAACTCTATTCGTTCGGGTTTCAAACTGGAGGAAATTTATCGCTTATCCGTGGTAATATTTTTGTCAATCCAATGGCGACGATGAACCCATATAACGGTCTTACAGCGGTTCGCAAGGATTCTCACCCCCAGGCAGAGCCCTTTGACGAGCTCATCACACCACCTCCCTGGTATGCAGAGGTGTCCGGATTAAAACGCTACTATCGGTTACATACGTGGGCGAACTCACGGTGGGGTAGACTGCAAGAATTTGATACAGAAACAAACGATGCCCGCGACGCCCTATCGTCTCTGTCATCTACCCAGACCGATATTGATGAGGTGCTACCGGTTTCGGAGCAGATTCAGGCTCTACAGGCAGACTACACTGAATTCCGAACTCGATACGATGCCGAATATCAATCACTACAAGACCAATTTAGTGAGCGAGCCGACGAGAAAGCTGATAGATTCGGCATGCCGTACGATATACCTCTGCCTAGCCCGAATGAACCAGAATTCGTTGACCGGCCAGACGACCAATCGAATTCGGTCGTTGAATATTTCGAGGAGAGTTCTGAGAAGACATTTGAACAGGTTGACCAGCTCTATACGAGAATCACACAGAAAGTTGAGTCACTCGTCTCGTCGATCGAGAGCCGAACACGACTAGCGGAAACAGATGAAAACATAACCCTACAAAAACGAATAGCATGGCTCACTATCGTACTGACTGGGTTAACGATTGTTCTCGTGTTGATTGAGATTTTTCCGTGGGTGATTGACTTGTTAGCTGCTCTCTCTTGATTCACGTGAATCATCTCGAAACAGCTTGAAAATTTCGCGTATAGTAAAAAGCGGCCAATTGGAGCTAAAAATCGGTATGACCAGCGCAACGAACGAGCTGGCTTGAGATCAATGTACAAAATCGGAGATTGGATTTCGTCAACATTCAGTCTCTAAGGGTGTTGGGTTGACCACGTCTGGGATCTGGCCCATCTAAACTACTCATTCCACTCTTGCAGATTCCGTCGGATCGCTTCTGATGTCTCCCGATTGAATCTATTCTCGTTTTCCGTTAACTTGTGTGCTACTGCTGTCTCGAGATCGATATCGAACTCGGCTGCCATGCTAAGACAATAAATCACGATATCGGCGAGTTCCTCTTCTACCGCATTTTCGATCTCGGCATCCTGTTCGTATTCCTCAGCAGGTAGATTGTCGTGCCATTGGAATACTTCTACGAGTTCACTCGCTTCAACTGAAATAGCCATTGCGAGGCTCTTTGGGGTATGAAACTTCTCCCAATCACGTTCGTCGATAAACTGCTGCTGTCTGTCTTGGAGCTCAGTGAGATCTTCGTTCATCGCTTCCAATACTTTTCTCCAATCAAATGAAAGTTTACGGAGTAGAGAACCGGATTCAGTACTCCTCAAACCCGTGGCGTTTCCGATGCTCTTCTAGAAAAATTGGATGGGGATGGTTCTCCTCTTGGTCAGGCAGATAGAGGTACTCGCTGTCGAATTCGATTAGATCACCATGGCATTCAGATCCGGGTTTGTCGCGCACTATGATCTGGTGATCGTCAGTCACTGAAACCCACCCGGTGTCGAATGCCCAGTGATGCAACTTACAGAGTGCAAGTCCATTTCGAACGTCGTCACTCCCCCCTTCACTTTTCGGATAGATGTGGGCAGCTTCCACCTCTGGGTTACCTGCTGGAGATCGCCGCTGTGAGCCACAAATAGCACAAGTCTCGTTGTACGCCTCACGGACTGCTTGTCGGAAAGCAGATGATCGTACACGCCGCTCCGCCTCAGTGAATTCTACCTCTGACTCCGTCAATTCCGGCGGTTCAATTGAGGATTCCTCGAGAATAGTTTCCGTTTCCTCTTCGATGGCTTCGGGTGCCGTACCGAGCTCTTGCTTTCGGTGCTGGCGAAGTGCTTCGGTGAGGCTTCCGTACTTGTCTAGCAATAGCTTTCGGCGCTTGTCGATCACGCGAGTGAAACTCTGTGGATAGAAAGTTGACCATCCGATATCTGCGTGGAAGGCTTCCGAGGAGATGTCGACACGCTCCACATCGGTCAAGTAGAAGACGTACGGCCATCCCTCGGACACATCAGCAACGCGCCGCCCTTCATCATAAGGCGTCCAGAGCTTCTCAGCGAGCGTGTCGCTCTGTTGCTTCTCAACGACAGTCGCTGCGTGCGTGTAGACCTTCCTCTTCGTGTAGAAGAGCACTCTATCTCCGGGTTCCATCACATCCCATGCTGATTTATTTCCGCTTACGACACCCCATACTGCTATAGACTTGAGATTAGAATCTGGGATCTCAGCGTACTTACTCGGGTCAACACCGTCCAATACGGTATTCTGAAAGTGTCTGTACGTCCCCTGTTTCTGTTCTCGACTACAAGGTGCAAGGAAAATATTGGTCGGCTCAGTCATATCTCAGACATAATATCCTCATGCAATAGAAGTAACTGAATTCCTATCTCTACAGGTATTCAGTTCCAATGATGTCTATAGAGAAAGATGTGCAAAATCGGGAATCAAATTTTGGCGACGTATGATCCCTGGTGGTTTGGTTATATGAGTTGAACGAGTATATTAGTTCTGTCTCTCTAGGTTAGATGTTTGTCTCGACTGACTCATAGTAGGTTTGACTCGACAGAGATATTATGACTGTTAAGCCAATATTTGGAGTCCTACATAGGGACTGGAATAATAGATCGGTGAGCGGACAGCCTAACCGTGGATCCCCATCGCTTCGATCTGCTCCTGGTATCGGTTCCGGAGCGTTACCTCGGTCACCTGTGCAACATCGGCGACTTCTCGCTGGGTCTTCTTCTCGTTGCAGAGCAGGGACGCAGCGTAGATCGCGGCCGCGGCGTACCCGGTCGGTGACTTCCCGGAGAGCAGCCCTTCCTCGGCCGTCTTCTCGATGATCTCGTTGGCCTTGGTCTGGACCTCTTCGGACAGTTCGAGTTCGGAACAGAATCGGGGGACGTACTTTTTCGGGTCGATGGGACGCATCTCGAGGCCGAGTTCCTGTGAGATGTATCGATACGTACGACCGATCTCTTCGCGTTCAACACGGGAGACTTCCGAGATTTCCTCAAGGCTTCGCGGGATTCCCTCCTTTCGACAGGCGGCGTACAGCGCCGATGTTGCGACGCCTTCGATCGAATGGCCGCGGATGAGATCTTCCTTGAGCGCGCGGCGGTAGATCACCGACGCGACCTCGCGGACCGGCCGCGGCATACCGAGCGCGGAAGCCATCCGATCGATCTCGCTGAGCGCGAACTGTAGATTCCGTTCGCCGGCGTCTTTGGTCCGGATGCGTTCCTGCCACTTACGCAGCCGATGCATCTGGCTGCGCTTTTTCGAAGAAATCGAGCGTCCGTAGGCGTCTTTGTCCTTCCAGTCGATCGTCGTCGTCAGTCCCTTGTCGTGCATCGTCTGCGTCGTCGGCGCGCCGACGCGGGACTTCTCCTGTCGTTCCTGGTGATTGAACGCCCGCCACTCCGGGCCAGGATCGATCTGTTCTTCCTCCACGACGAGCCCACAGTCTTCACAGATGAGCTCACCCCGGTCGGAGTCCTTAACGAGATTATCCGATTCACACTCGGGGCAGTCTTGAATATTGTCTGGTGTCTTCTGGGATTCATCGAGAGTTTCGACATGTGACATCACTTCATGCTGGAGTTGGCCGAGAGCCTTGGAGATTGGATGCTTTGTGTTCAGTATATAGAGTTGGGAGGTGCCGACCTTTTGTGTTTCTTCAAT
This portion of the Natrinema salinisoli genome encodes:
- a CDS encoding PGF-CTERM sorting domain-containing protein, encoding MSFSNQTKTIIGIAFLTVALAAMAAVGMAAVTDMANEQVQFDNESNLTVGVTWNESAASDATADVTVQYEDAYVIDNDTVTDSHLNSTTLSGTTAEFDTANVTDGTSYDVELDSSATTVTVPASEINETDGTVDLSQHTSDSLTSDDTILSATVMADDVISDSFTANPGNETNATYTEDDNLTDGTMYRVIVSADDTEADSVTVDDGSIGGIFGGSDGSPGFGVGVAIAAIGTAGAVARRKSGGS
- a CDS encoding DUF5677 domain-containing protein — its product is MSDDEILGDHRWKRTTLVPPFVDSLGDNLEYVRWKTEMVPEILWIGTILEQYGPELTADIVIACADKAKSKFSNGTYILSSDYSDLTESDFEELRADLKSDHLEKIESSLQPLVKHYPDHPQTGLIGDQQEDDPLQDEEIDDQELSQIAELVTELSDRRSKLSMYAQGIYVGTMLMTGELKISKGVEFVDINEVFDYPDTPESRKAGSAVRAAVSSFQGIRSSDDERSDWATKFWERGFELTECIFPHELDEESNREEADQEANIKQPDEELFEKLASFGFEYEESLKHTIIDLWFEAPKDPEFTGKNEVLDGLLMRQVSLVSNLATSPSLWNTDIAGIIIRCMVENQITLEWFNQNGDKEDYKSFIDYGLGQEKLMLEHYQRLQDEIDVPNEIGVGLERMEDRLEAQRYKHLIPVDVGHWADKNTRQLAKEADCKDLYDLRFQQHNPAVHGSWDFIQQNYLVKCHNPLHQFHQIPQFQPLPKLPFAIVEAGNMMNRSLDSWREARGIDQEFEVLDLSESVREILSESESFEDMPL
- a CDS encoding nucleotide pyrophosphohydrolase, producing the protein MNEDLTELQDRQQQFIDERDWEKFHTPKSLAMAISVEASELVEVFQWHDNLPAEEYEQDAEIENAVEEELADIVIYCLSMAAEFDIDLETAVAHKLTENENRFNRETSEAIRRNLQEWNE
- a CDS encoding HNH endonuclease, which translates into the protein MTEPTNIFLAPCSREQKQGTYRHFQNTVLDGVDPSKYAEIPDSNLKSIAVWGVVSGNKSAWDVMEPGDRVLFYTKRKVYTHAATVVEKQQSDTLAEKLWTPYDEGRRVADVSEGWPYVFYLTDVERVDISSEAFHADIGWSTFYPQSFTRVIDKRRKLLLDKYGSLTEALRQHRKQELGTAPEAIEEETETILEESSIEPPELTESEVEFTEAERRVRSSAFRQAVREAYNETCAICGSQRRSPAGNPEVEAAHIYPKSEGGSDDVRNGLALCKLHHWAFDTGWVSVTDDHQIIVRDKPGSECHGDLIEFDSEYLYLPDQEENHPHPIFLEEHRKRHGFEEY
- a CDS encoding transcription initiation factor IIB produces the protein MSHVETLDESQKTPDNIQDCPECESDNLVKDSDRGELICEDCGLVVEEEQIDPGPEWRAFNHQERQEKSRVGAPTTQTMHDKGLTTTIDWKDKDAYGRSISSKKRSQMHRLRKWQERIRTKDAGERNLQFALSEIDRMASALGMPRPVREVASVIYRRALKEDLIRGHSIEGVATSALYAACRKEGIPRSLEEISEVSRVEREEIGRTYRYISQELGLEMRPIDPKKYVPRFCSELELSEEVQTKANEIIEKTAEEGLLSGKSPTGYAAAAIYAASLLCNEKKTQREVADVAQVTEVTLRNRYQEQIEAMGIHG